A window of Komagataella phaffii GS115 chromosome 1, complete sequence contains these coding sequences:
- a CDS encoding G1 cyclin involved in cell cycle progression, whose protein sequence is MSLSPDAYHGLRQRQASLRAQCPQLKMMELRAHTNTVADYHHTILLHHLKLEQTTRPQPQSIAMQPEIRLRMRPMLLDHLVDIFLQFKLSYVTFFLTVNLLDRYTSLRVVRKQHYQLLGLTCLWIAAKYSEKKTRVPTVHDLTRLCLNTYSKTLFLEMESHILKSLDWNIGFSTHNVFLDLVLQEQPDIVSNTPHNLHDLKMGAIYLCELAQFHPRICFHYSASAIAVAALALVVDAIGIAPLVGGPLVARLDADLPHHLLALVACPPPSLRVKYASPGYAINALHCHHQVQTLVPSPRSSPVSVRSSFTPYASPVSSVASSAGTISPYHYDIALEEKKRQSADSEYFRSEQKKMRQF, encoded by the coding sequence ATGTCGCTTTCACCTGATGCTTACCATGGCTTACGCCAACGTCAAGCGTCTTTGCGAGCGCAATGTCCTCAACTCAAAATGATGGAACTTCGGGCACATACTAATACTGTTGCTGACTACCACCACACTATTTTACTACACCACTTGAAACTGGAGCAGACTACAAGACCTCAGCCACAGTCTATCGCTATGCAACCTGAAATCAGGTTACGGATGAGACCAATGCTTTTGGATCATCTTGTCGACATATTCTTACAATTCAAGCTCAGTTATGTCACATTTTTCTTGACAGTTAACTTACTTGATCGCTACACATCCCTGCGAGTGGTCAGAAAGCAACACTACCAGCTATTGGGACTGACGTGCCTGTGGATAGCAGCAAAGTACTCAGAGAAGAAGACACGCGTACCTACGGTTCATGATCTTACCAGGTTGTGTTTGAATACATACTCCAAAACCTTGTTCTTGGAGATGGAATCTcatattttgaaaagcttaGATTGGAACATTGGGTTCAGCACTCATAACgtttttcttgatcttgtaCTTCAAGAACAACCTGATATAGTCTCCAATACACCCCACAATTTGCACGATCTCAAAATGGGTGCTATCTATTTATGTGAGTTAGCTCAATTCCATCCGAGAATCTGTTTTCATTACTCTGCGAGTGCCattgctgttgctgctcTTGCTTTAGTGGTAGATGCTATTGGTATAGCGCCACTGGTTGGTGGTCCTCTGGTAGCACGATTAGATGCTGATCTTCCCCATCATTTGCTGGCTCTTGTCGCATGCCCGCCACCAAGTTTGCGAGTGAAGTATGCTTCCCCGGGTTATGCTATCAATGCTCTTCATTGCCATCACCAGGTTCAGACATTAGTTCCTTCACCTCGATCTTCTCCTGTTTCTGTTAGATCCAGTTTTACCCCGTATGCGTCTCCGGTTTCATCTGTTGCCTCCTCTGCAGGCACCATTTCACCGTACCACTATGACATAGCACttgaggaaaagaagaggcAGTCTGCGGATTCGGAATATTTTCGGTCTgaacagaaaaaaatgCGACAATTCTAG
- a CDS encoding Clavaminate synthase translates to MTKRKARKVKGPKKLAKQIHVSYEGYTVSASSSIEIIDVDELDWNLMFSRFVSQRKPCLIDGVMPGLNLNIFQPHLLNELLDYGEALEVEQKINGGFGSNVQRLQMRFEELMENLRTGKGDLYLTTQYGGEDENDERKEEEEEEEEGNIENSGTEGFDDNSDTETCSLVSLSTSFHDDFEDLDDLDDLEKPRLFIQPPLCNLSSSILPSSPSFLDKLAIQQVNLWLGAARPTPLALDPLKTDLGVGNCVPNGTSSGLHHDHADNLYIPIHGRKRFTLFSPQDAPNLYTQGDIATIYENGVVDYITNKNAPNWRHIRDDGAIIGEVCRWKLEQQSDSLSETQQKLLLEQIKEEDKLLASFSSVPKVEPPSFSRIPPALLHIQEVESVEDRARLHELSQNGYPLLSKCHSLIVDLEPGQMLYLPAGWFHEVKSYGEESPEFPYVHEAINYWFEPPNGSTSDRPYEDSYWSEISPYLLN, encoded by the coding sequence ATGACCAAAAGAAAGGCCAGAAAGGTTAAAGGCCCTAAAAAGCTAGCTAAGCAGATTCATGTATCTTATGAAGGATACACCGTATCTGCTTCAAGCTCTATAGAAATCATAGACGTTGATGAATTGGACTGGAATTTGATGTTCTCTCGTTTTGTCAGTCAACGAAAACCTTGCTTGATTGATGGAGTGATGCCAGGTCTGAATCtcaacatttttcaacctCATTTGCTTAACGAGCTTTTAGACTACGGCGAAGCGCTTGAAGTTGAGCAAAAGATTAATGGGGGGTTTGGATCTAATGTGCAGAGACTGCAAATGCGATTTGAAGAGTTAATGGAAAATTTGAGGACCGGTAAGGGAGATTTGTATTTGACCACACAATATGGGGGAGAGGACGAGAATGATgagagaaaagaagaggaagaagaagaagaagagggAAACATTGAGAATTCAGGGACAGAAGGATTCGATGATAACTCTGATACCGAAACATGTTCCCTAGTCAGTTTGAGTACTAGTTTCCATGACGATTTCGAAGATTTGGACGATTTGGACGATTTGGAAAAACCCAGACTATTTATACAGCCCCCTCTTTGTAATCTTTCTTCCTCGATCCTTCCATCTTCTCCTAGTTTCCTTGATAAACTTGCTATTCAGCAAGTTAATCTCTGGCTTGGAGCCGCCAGGCCTACTCCTTTGGCACTGGATCCACTGAAAACTGATCTAGGAGTTGGAAATTGTGTTCCGAATGGTACTTCTTCTGGTCTTCATCATGACCATGCGGACAACTTGTACATACCTATACATGGACGGAAACGCTTCACCTTGTTCTCCCCCCAAGATGCTCCAAATCTGTACACTCAAGGCGACATTGCTACAATATATGAGAATGGAGTTGTGGACTACATAACGAACAAGAATGCTCCGAATTGGCGACATATTCGTGACGATGGGGCGATAATAGGTGAAGTATGTCGTTGGAAACTGGAACAGCAATCTGACTCTCTTTCTGAAACTCAACAAAAGCTGCTGCTTGAACAAATCAAGGAAGAGGATAAACTGTTAGCTTCATTCTCCtctgttccaaaagttgaacCGCCATCCTTCAGCAGGATACCTCCAGCTTTGCTGCACATACAGGAAGTTGAATCAGTAGAGGATAGAGCACGTCTTCATGAATTATCCCAGAATGGCTATCCGCTGCTTTCTAAGTGTCACAGCCTTATAGTGGATCTGGAACCGGGACAAATGTTGTATCTTCCCGCAGGGTGGTTTCACGAAGTGAAATCATATGGGGAGGAATCCCCGGAATTTCCATACGTTCATGAAGCAATAAATTACTGGTTTGAACCGCCTAATGGGTCCACGTCTGATAGGCCCTATGAGGATTCTTACTGGAGTGAAATCTCCCCCTATCTACTCAATTAG